In a genomic window of Deinococcus metalli:
- the argF gene encoding ornithine carbamoyltransferase, with protein MTKAAARAKKSSRPAPRQDGTGMNKAAALTPDTLPAPVMAGRDFLSNLDMSPAELRAVLDTAHSMKRGEWRGVKPLAGLSIALVFEKASLRTRTTFDVGMYQLGGHAITLSNTEIGLGTRERVSDVARNLERWVDAVMGRVYLQQTLNELAQHATIPVINGLSDMLHPAQLLADYQTIEDEFGTDLRGRRVVYIGDGNNLANSHIHMAILTGAQVTIVTPVGYEPNAGVLMDAVKHGTDITLTHDLSAIAGADVLYTDVWISMGQEAEADIRRRAFRGYQVTPEMLDTLAPHGIFLHCLPAHYGEETVPEATEHPKSRVFDQAENRLHAQKALMYHVMGAMTPRW; from the coding sequence ATGACGAAGGCTGCCGCCAGAGCGAAGAAGTCCTCCCGCCCCGCGCCCCGGCAAGATGGCACGGGCATGAATAAAGCCGCCGCTCTTACGCCGGATACGCTGCCCGCGCCGGTGATGGCAGGCCGTGACTTCCTGAGCAACCTCGACATGAGCCCCGCTGAGCTGCGCGCGGTGCTCGACACCGCGCACAGCATGAAACGCGGCGAGTGGCGCGGCGTGAAGCCCCTGGCCGGCCTGTCGATCGCGCTGGTCTTCGAGAAGGCGTCGCTGCGCACGCGCACCACCTTCGACGTCGGCATGTACCAGCTGGGCGGGCACGCCATCACGCTGTCGAACACCGAGATCGGCCTGGGCACCCGCGAGCGCGTGTCGGACGTGGCGCGCAATCTGGAGCGCTGGGTGGACGCCGTGATGGGCCGCGTGTACCTCCAGCAGACCCTGAACGAACTCGCGCAGCATGCCACCATCCCGGTGATCAACGGCCTGTCGGACATGCTGCACCCCGCGCAGCTCCTCGCCGACTACCAGACCATCGAGGACGAGTTCGGCACGGACCTGCGCGGGCGCCGCGTGGTGTACATCGGGGACGGCAACAACCTCGCCAACAGCCACATCCACATGGCGATCCTGACCGGCGCGCAGGTCACCATCGTCACGCCCGTCGGGTACGAGCCCAACGCGGGCGTGCTGATGGACGCCGTGAAGCACGGCACCGACATCACCCTCACGCACGACCTGTCTGCCATCGCGGGCGCGGACGTGCTGTACACCGACGTGTGGATCAGCATGGGCCAGGAAGCCGAGGCCGACATCCGTCGCCGGGCCTTCCGCGGGTATCAGGTCACGCCAGAGATGCTGGACACCCTGGCACCGCACGGCATCTTCCTGCACTGCCTGCCCGCGCACTACGGCGAGGAGACGGTGCCCGAGGCGACCGAGCATCCCAAGAGCCGCGTGTTCGACCAGG